In Eriocheir sinensis breed Jianghai 21 chromosome 10, ASM2467909v1, whole genome shotgun sequence, the following proteins share a genomic window:
- the LOC126996486 gene encoding fumarate hydratase, mitochondrial-like isoform X2, with protein sequence MATLRAASNGACRLAHTLRAGCLTQQAGLVTSSAMASKEGVRKEQDTFGELDVPNSKYYGAQTVRSVMNFPIGGENERMPMPVIKAFGVLKKAAAEVNKEYGLDAKISDAISKAADEVISGQLYDDHFPLVIWQTGSGTQSNMNTNEVIANRAIEMLGGQLGSKTPVHPNDHVNKSQSSNDTYPTAMHIATAVEIHNTLLPGLQALHKALDEKAKEFANIVKIGRTHTQDATPLTLGQEFGGYAQQIEFGIERVKACLPRVYMLAAGGTAVGTGLNTRIGFAEKVAAKVSELTGLPFVTAPNKFEALAAHDAMVEVSGALNVLACSIMKIANDIRFLASGPRCGLGELSLPENEPGSSIMPGKVNPTQCEAITMVAAQVMGNHVAVTVGGSNGHFELNVFKPMMVANVLRSIRLLGDSCHAFVNNCVVGIEANKERIDKLLHESLMLVTALNPHIGYDKAAKIAKTAHKEGSTLKATALKLGYLTEEEFDKWVRPEDMLGPK encoded by the exons ATGGCTACCCTCCGCGCAGCGAGTAACGGTGCCTGCCGCCTGGCCCACACCCTCCGTGCCGGCTGTCTCACTCAACAGGCGGGGCTTGTCACTTCCTCCGCCATG GCTAGCAAGGAAGGTGTTCGCAAGGAGCAAGATACCTTTGGTGAGCTGGATGTGCCAAACAGCAAGTATTATGGTGCCCAGACTGTCCGCTCTGTGATGAACTTCCCCATTGGAGGAGAGAATGAACGCATGCCG ATGCCTGTGATAAAGGCCTTTGGAGTGCTGaagaaggcggcggcggaggtgaatAAGGAGTATGGCCTTGATGCCAAGATATCTGATGCCATTTCCAAGGCAGCAGATGAGGTGATCAGCGGACAACTGTACGATGACCACTTCCCACTTGTCATCTGGCAGACG GGCTCAGGAACGCAATCAAACATGAACACCAATGAAGTGATAGCCAACCGGGCCATAGAGATGCTGGGAGGACAGCTGGGTTCAAAGACACCTGTCCATCCCAACGACCATGTCAACAAAAGCCAG AGCTCCAATGACACCTACCCCACAGCCATGCACATTGCCACTGCTGTTGAAATCCACAACACACTTTTGCCTGGTTTGCAAGCTCTGCACAAAGCATTGGATGAGAAAGCCAAAGAGTTTGCCAACATAGTAAAAATAGGCCGAACCCACACACAG GATGCCACTCCACTCACACTGGGCCAAGAGTTTGGAGGCTATGCTCAGCAGATTGAGTTTGGGATTGAAAGAGTAAAGGCGTGTCTTCCTCGTGTGTATATGCTGGCTGCTGGTGGCACAGCTGTAGGCACCGGCCTCAACACCAGGATTGGCTTTGCTGAAAAAGTGGCTGCTAAG GTGTCAGAACTGACTGGACTGCCATTTGTTACTGCACCCAATAAATTTGAAGCATTAGCAGCCCATGATGCCATGGTTGAGGTATCTGGTGCCCTGAATGTCCTTGCTTGCTCCATCATGAAGATTGCTAATGACATCAGGTTTCTGGCCTCGGGGCCCCGCTGTGGCCTTGGGGAACTCTCCCTGCCAGAGAATGAACCTGGTTCCTCTATCATGCCAG GCAAGGTGAATCCTACACAGTGCGAAGCTATCACCATGGTGGCAGCACAAGTGATGGGAAATCATGTAGCTGTCACAGTGGGTGGCTCCAATGGGCACTTTGAACTGAATGTCTTCAAACCTATGATGGTGGCCAATGTGCTAAG ATCCATTCGGCTGTTGGGAGACAGTTGCCATGCATTTGTGAACAACTGTGTTGTGGGCATAGAAGCCAACAAAGAACGAATTGACAAACTCCTCCATGAAAGCTTGATGCTTGTCACAGCTCTCAATCCACACATTGGCTATGATAAG GCTGCTAAGATAGCCAAGACAGCTCACAAGGAGGGCTCTACTCTGAAGGCTACAGCTCTTAAGCTTGGCTACTTAACAGAGGAAGAGTTTGATAAGTGGGTGCGGCCTGAGGACATGTTGGGGCCCAAGTAA
- the LOC126996486 gene encoding fumarate hydratase, mitochondrial-like isoform X1: MATLRAASNGACRLAHTLRAGCLTQQAGLVTSSAMKTKIGKVKFNKASKEGVRKEQDTFGELDVPNSKYYGAQTVRSVMNFPIGGENERMPMPVIKAFGVLKKAAAEVNKEYGLDAKISDAISKAADEVISGQLYDDHFPLVIWQTGSGTQSNMNTNEVIANRAIEMLGGQLGSKTPVHPNDHVNKSQSSNDTYPTAMHIATAVEIHNTLLPGLQALHKALDEKAKEFANIVKIGRTHTQDATPLTLGQEFGGYAQQIEFGIERVKACLPRVYMLAAGGTAVGTGLNTRIGFAEKVAAKVSELTGLPFVTAPNKFEALAAHDAMVEVSGALNVLACSIMKIANDIRFLASGPRCGLGELSLPENEPGSSIMPGKVNPTQCEAITMVAAQVMGNHVAVTVGGSNGHFELNVFKPMMVANVLRSIRLLGDSCHAFVNNCVVGIEANKERIDKLLHESLMLVTALNPHIGYDKAAKIAKTAHKEGSTLKATALKLGYLTEEEFDKWVRPEDMLGPK, from the exons ATGGCTACCCTCCGCGCAGCGAGTAACGGTGCCTGCCGCCTGGCCCACACCCTCCGTGCCGGCTGTCTCACTCAACAGGCGGGGCTTGTCACTTCCTCCGCCATG AAAACCAAAATAGGGAAAGTGAAGTTCAACAAG GCTAGCAAGGAAGGTGTTCGCAAGGAGCAAGATACCTTTGGTGAGCTGGATGTGCCAAACAGCAAGTATTATGGTGCCCAGACTGTCCGCTCTGTGATGAACTTCCCCATTGGAGGAGAGAATGAACGCATGCCG ATGCCTGTGATAAAGGCCTTTGGAGTGCTGaagaaggcggcggcggaggtgaatAAGGAGTATGGCCTTGATGCCAAGATATCTGATGCCATTTCCAAGGCAGCAGATGAGGTGATCAGCGGACAACTGTACGATGACCACTTCCCACTTGTCATCTGGCAGACG GGCTCAGGAACGCAATCAAACATGAACACCAATGAAGTGATAGCCAACCGGGCCATAGAGATGCTGGGAGGACAGCTGGGTTCAAAGACACCTGTCCATCCCAACGACCATGTCAACAAAAGCCAG AGCTCCAATGACACCTACCCCACAGCCATGCACATTGCCACTGCTGTTGAAATCCACAACACACTTTTGCCTGGTTTGCAAGCTCTGCACAAAGCATTGGATGAGAAAGCCAAAGAGTTTGCCAACATAGTAAAAATAGGCCGAACCCACACACAG GATGCCACTCCACTCACACTGGGCCAAGAGTTTGGAGGCTATGCTCAGCAGATTGAGTTTGGGATTGAAAGAGTAAAGGCGTGTCTTCCTCGTGTGTATATGCTGGCTGCTGGTGGCACAGCTGTAGGCACCGGCCTCAACACCAGGATTGGCTTTGCTGAAAAAGTGGCTGCTAAG GTGTCAGAACTGACTGGACTGCCATTTGTTACTGCACCCAATAAATTTGAAGCATTAGCAGCCCATGATGCCATGGTTGAGGTATCTGGTGCCCTGAATGTCCTTGCTTGCTCCATCATGAAGATTGCTAATGACATCAGGTTTCTGGCCTCGGGGCCCCGCTGTGGCCTTGGGGAACTCTCCCTGCCAGAGAATGAACCTGGTTCCTCTATCATGCCAG GCAAGGTGAATCCTACACAGTGCGAAGCTATCACCATGGTGGCAGCACAAGTGATGGGAAATCATGTAGCTGTCACAGTGGGTGGCTCCAATGGGCACTTTGAACTGAATGTCTTCAAACCTATGATGGTGGCCAATGTGCTAAG ATCCATTCGGCTGTTGGGAGACAGTTGCCATGCATTTGTGAACAACTGTGTTGTGGGCATAGAAGCCAACAAAGAACGAATTGACAAACTCCTCCATGAAAGCTTGATGCTTGTCACAGCTCTCAATCCACACATTGGCTATGATAAG GCTGCTAAGATAGCCAAGACAGCTCACAAGGAGGGCTCTACTCTGAAGGCTACAGCTCTTAAGCTTGGCTACTTAACAGAGGAAGAGTTTGATAAGTGGGTGCGGCCTGAGGACATGTTGGGGCCCAAGTAA
- the LOC126996486 gene encoding fumarate hydratase, mitochondrial-like isoform X3: MNFPIGGENERMPMPVIKAFGVLKKAAAEVNKEYGLDAKISDAISKAADEVISGQLYDDHFPLVIWQTGSGTQSNMNTNEVIANRAIEMLGGQLGSKTPVHPNDHVNKSQSSNDTYPTAMHIATAVEIHNTLLPGLQALHKALDEKAKEFANIVKIGRTHTQDATPLTLGQEFGGYAQQIEFGIERVKACLPRVYMLAAGGTAVGTGLNTRIGFAEKVAAKVSELTGLPFVTAPNKFEALAAHDAMVEVSGALNVLACSIMKIANDIRFLASGPRCGLGELSLPENEPGSSIMPGKVNPTQCEAITMVAAQVMGNHVAVTVGGSNGHFELNVFKPMMVANVLRSIRLLGDSCHAFVNNCVVGIEANKERIDKLLHESLMLVTALNPHIGYDKAAKIAKTAHKEGSTLKATALKLGYLTEEEFDKWVRPEDMLGPK; this comes from the exons ATGAACTTCCCCATTGGAGGAGAGAATGAACGCATGCCG ATGCCTGTGATAAAGGCCTTTGGAGTGCTGaagaaggcggcggcggaggtgaatAAGGAGTATGGCCTTGATGCCAAGATATCTGATGCCATTTCCAAGGCAGCAGATGAGGTGATCAGCGGACAACTGTACGATGACCACTTCCCACTTGTCATCTGGCAGACG GGCTCAGGAACGCAATCAAACATGAACACCAATGAAGTGATAGCCAACCGGGCCATAGAGATGCTGGGAGGACAGCTGGGTTCAAAGACACCTGTCCATCCCAACGACCATGTCAACAAAAGCCAG AGCTCCAATGACACCTACCCCACAGCCATGCACATTGCCACTGCTGTTGAAATCCACAACACACTTTTGCCTGGTTTGCAAGCTCTGCACAAAGCATTGGATGAGAAAGCCAAAGAGTTTGCCAACATAGTAAAAATAGGCCGAACCCACACACAG GATGCCACTCCACTCACACTGGGCCAAGAGTTTGGAGGCTATGCTCAGCAGATTGAGTTTGGGATTGAAAGAGTAAAGGCGTGTCTTCCTCGTGTGTATATGCTGGCTGCTGGTGGCACAGCTGTAGGCACCGGCCTCAACACCAGGATTGGCTTTGCTGAAAAAGTGGCTGCTAAG GTGTCAGAACTGACTGGACTGCCATTTGTTACTGCACCCAATAAATTTGAAGCATTAGCAGCCCATGATGCCATGGTTGAGGTATCTGGTGCCCTGAATGTCCTTGCTTGCTCCATCATGAAGATTGCTAATGACATCAGGTTTCTGGCCTCGGGGCCCCGCTGTGGCCTTGGGGAACTCTCCCTGCCAGAGAATGAACCTGGTTCCTCTATCATGCCAG GCAAGGTGAATCCTACACAGTGCGAAGCTATCACCATGGTGGCAGCACAAGTGATGGGAAATCATGTAGCTGTCACAGTGGGTGGCTCCAATGGGCACTTTGAACTGAATGTCTTCAAACCTATGATGGTGGCCAATGTGCTAAG ATCCATTCGGCTGTTGGGAGACAGTTGCCATGCATTTGTGAACAACTGTGTTGTGGGCATAGAAGCCAACAAAGAACGAATTGACAAACTCCTCCATGAAAGCTTGATGCTTGTCACAGCTCTCAATCCACACATTGGCTATGATAAG GCTGCTAAGATAGCCAAGACAGCTCACAAGGAGGGCTCTACTCTGAAGGCTACAGCTCTTAAGCTTGGCTACTTAACAGAGGAAGAGTTTGATAAGTGGGTGCGGCCTGAGGACATGTTGGGGCCCAAGTAA